A region from the Lolium perenne isolate Kyuss_39 chromosome 4, Kyuss_2.0, whole genome shotgun sequence genome encodes:
- the LOC127294329 gene encoding alpha carbonic anhydrase 7 encodes MVPGMASRIVLFVAVAASTVAVALGQPPVGPDYSYVPGTKLGPENWAKLSPKYGACNGGAPVRKQSPIDIVTKNAVSRPDLESLNRTYVASDATLINNGKEISMMFTGKGKVGSVSIGGKSFSLKKLQWRTPSEHTINGKRHPLEVQLVHESDAGTGELAIIAILYKVGAPDSFYFQLKRELAELAGDRCNYGVEDASSPMGLVHLRSLQKRTGSYFRYMGSLTAPPCTENVYWNVLGKVRQMTKEQLDMLLAPLPPAARQNARPVQPLNGRVVTFYNPPNSTISFQM; translated from the exons ATGGTGCCAGGAATGGCGTCCCGTATCGTCTTGTTTGTCGCCGTTGCGGCATCGACCGTCGCCGTCGCTCTCGGCCAGCCGCCGGTCGGGCCGGACTACAGCTACGTGCCGGGGACGAAGCTGGGTCCGGAGAACTGGGCGAAGCTGAGCCCCAAGTACGGCGCCTGCAACGGCGGCGCTCCCGTGAGGAAGCAGTCCCCGATCGACATCGTCACCAAGAACGCCGTCTCCCGGCCCGACCTCGAATCCCTCAACCGCACCTACGTCGCCTCCGACGCCACCCTCATCAACAACGGCAAAGAAATCTCG ATGATGTTCACCGGCAAGGGCAAGGTCGGCAGCGTGTCCATCGGCGGCAAGTCCTTCAGCCTCAAGAAGCTCCAGTGGCGCACACCCTCGGAGCACACCATCAACGGCAAGCGGCACCCGCTGGAGGTCCAGCTCGTCCACGAGAGCGACGCCGGCACGGGCGAGCTCGCCATCATCGCCATCCTCTACAAGGTCGGCGCGCCCGACTCCTTCTACTTCCAGCTCAAGAGGGAGCTGGCGGAGCTAGCGGGCGACCGGTGCAACTACGGCGTGGAGGACGCGAGCTCGCCGATGGGGCTGGTGCACCTGCGCTCGCTGCAGAAGCGGACGGGGAGCTACTTCCGGTACATGGGCTCCCTGACGGCGCCGCCGTGCACGGAGAACGTGTACTGGAACGTACTGGGCAAGGTGAGGCAGATGACCAAGGAGCAGCTCGACATGCTCCTGGCGCCGCTGCCGCCCGCCGCAAGGCAGAACGCGCGCCCGGTGCAGCCGCTCAACGGCAGGGTCGTCACATTCTACAACCCGCCCAACAGCACCATCTCATTCCAGATGTGA